GCCGAAAGTGCATATACAAAAGAAATAGATTTTCCGGAATTTGGTTCGGGTGATACAATAACAGTCAGTTATAAAATAAAAGAAGGCGAAAAAGAAAGGATTCAAGATTACAGAGGAATAGTTATTCAAAGAAAAGGTGACGGTGCTACAAAAACTTTCACTGTAAGAAAAACAACAGGCGGAATAGGAATTGAAAGAATATTTCCTTTATATTCACCTTCAGTTGATAAGATTGTTGTAAATAAAAGAGGAAAAGTAAGAAGAGCAAGAATTTATTATTTGAGAAAATTAACCGGTAAAAAAGCAAGAATCAAAGAAAAAAGATTCTAATTTATTAAAAAGCTTCAAATATCTGAAGCTTTTTTTATTTCACATCTGCTAAACTTACAACTTTATAAACCTTACCTTCAGTATTTTTTAAGGGAATATAAACACTACTTATATTAACCAGTTTTTCTTCAACATTAATAACTTGTTGAAATTCCATTTTTTTTCCGGCTCTTAGTTCCCTCCAAAAATTATTAAACGATTCTGTGTTTAGTGCTTCAGTACTGAAACTACCTTGAAACTTTCCAATAATATCCTTTTTTTCTTTCTTTAATAATTTTAAGAAATTCGGACTAATATCAATAATTCGTCCTTTAGTATCAAATTCAGCAATATTTGCAACACTTTTTACAGCTTCAAAAGTACCGGTCAAGCTATCTAATTTATTATTTAATTCATCAGTTGAAGCCTGCATTTCTTCAATATTTTGTCTGATCTCCTCTTCTTGCGAAGCT
This DNA window, taken from Bacteroidales bacterium, encodes the following:
- the rplS gene encoding 50S ribosomal protein L19, translating into MDLLKVAESAYTKEIDFPEFGSGDTITVSYKIKEGEKERIQDYRGIVIQRKGDGATKTFTVRKTTGGIGIERIFPLYSPSVDKIVVNKRGKVRRARIYYLRKLTGKKARIKEKRF